The sequence ttaaacactcccttatcgactaacatatagttcctcttcttaatcataagatttacttgattgtcttccaatgttcttctcttggattaatctgatacctactcattactcccactcaacagcacgtgtctggtctaaggcatactaaagcatatctgagacctctcacttttgatttaagaaattctttcatggttttatcttttctggaatagttgatatgttgtagtgccaatatgaataatcCTCACCCCAATCAACTCCTAgctaatatcttagcaaatgaactctataatgtgaaaatgcatcctggtagttgcattaactcgcacctattgttgatgaatctgaagttccaaaaggcaaatctacttcgaattgaattatcaaaagaacaatgggtacaattcattcttaatagtcttccttcggagtataatgaatttgttgtatcttacatgatgaacaattttaactcctccgacatggacaagctcgaagttgaattacgagctcatgaacagaatttgattgcaatgggacctcctggtattgtaaactttaatcagaggaagaggattaagcatgaaggctctaacaaagctgcttcttcaaatacaattatcagacatcatgttctatgtgcgaattgtaatgaaaagggacatcaagaagaacgatgtcccaggcttctaaacaattcaaacgatgGTGATGCTTttttctttgaatcatgtgttttagagaatgacaaatccacatggattgttgattctggatctactaaccatggttgttcttcactgcagctgcttgaaacttgggaaaatcttcacccagatgagttaaagctaaaagtttgaaatggcgagttagtatcggtcaaagctagaggaatggcccgtatcaagtttcattcaaaaagatttttacttttacacaatgttttatttattccaaactttagtagaaacttgattagtgtttcatgtttacaaacacaattttatatattgaatttttcgagctctaattgtttaatttctcgtaatggatttcatatatgtgttgctaacaTGGAACAAGAGCTTTATGTTGTAAGACCTGATacgcaaatctcactaaatactaaactttttaatgtagctaaacctagaagccttaagagaaaagagataaataatgatgaacaaacttatctatggcatctacgtttaggtcatataggctttgatagacttaataggctaaccaaagacggtccattgaaaaatgtcgtcttaggtgaatttccagtatgcgagtcatgccaagaaggaaaaatgaccaaacgttccttctctgcaaagggagagcgtgccaaacaacccctagtgcattcagatgtttgcggaccttcgaatgtaaaagcccgaggtggttatgagtattttgtcactttcattgacgatttctctagatatagttttctttacctaatgtaAGAGAAATCtaaaatgtttgaaaagtttcaggaatttcatgctttggcggaaaaccaattgggtaaaacattaaagatcttgcgaactgataggggtggagaatatatggatatgcaattcaaagataatttaattgaacatggaattgaatcccaatacacttccccaagcactccacatcaaaatggagttgtagaaagaagaaatcgcactcttttggaaatggttaggtctatgctgagttattcaactctgtctatgcccttctagggatatgctattcagatggaaaacgacattttaaatgtagttccatctaaagcagtccctaagacacccgtcgaactatggaatggtcgtacaccttgTTTACgtcattataggatttgggggtgccctgctcatgtcttgagaaagaaaaaaggcaaagaggaatcgcgaactgaagtttgcatgtttgtcggaaattctaaagagactaggggtggaccattttatagttacaaggataacaaagtgtttgtttctacaaatgctacttttcttgaagataactatattaaagacaacaatcTGAACagtaaagttgtattagaggaaatgctttcagatataactccttccaatgttatgtcctcttccactcaagaagaggataattcCACTCCCTAAGTtgaagcaactgagaaaactactactaaagttcctgttcagaagatcaccgctcctcgtcgtagtgggagggtttctacaaaaccgtctcgttatggcttggatggtgtaATAAATATGGTCATTGGTGACGGTATTaaagacgacccattaacctataaacaggcaatggcaagtccgcaacggaagcgatggtcagccggcatggattcagaaatggattccatgaaaaagaacaaagtctgggaatatgtagatgcacccgatgactatcgtccaatcagatgcaagtgggtctacaagaagaaaagaggcgctggaggcaaagtcgaaacttttaaagctagactggtcgccaagggttatacccaaagagaaggtgtggactatgaggaaacttttagtcctgtcgccatgctcaaatccatccgaattcttctctccatcgcagcCGCTTTCGACTGTGAAATCtggaaaatggatgtcaagacaaccttccttaatgggcttcttgaagaaaccatctatatggagcaaccagaaggctatgttcttccagagaaagaaaataaagtttgcaaattaaataagtctatttatggacttaagcaagcttcttgctcatggaataaaaggtttgatgaaatcataaaaacctacggctttttcagaatgaagatgaaccttgttaGTGTCATTATTTTGTGACAGTGTTTGTTCTTTTCAATGTCTACTCGTATTTGGATTTTTAGTCTGTTATATCTGCACTAGCGTTCTGTTACGTGAGTTTTAGTTAAGTATTAGTTAGTGCCAGGTGGACTTATTTTGTGGATATATAAATAGTCAGTTTCTATTAGTAAAGTTTTTATCAATTAAATCGTTCAGACATTTATTTCGGTTGTGTGTGGAGATAGAGTTGTATCTTGTTTCTTGTTGTTGTGATTACAGGTCAGATCTTGGAGCTTGAGGATGTTCATTTatggcggaatgatctgaatTTGGAATTGCTGAGTTCAAACCAAAGGGAGTTCactgtcatcttcatcatcagatctgaagggatttcaggttgaagacgtgttgaagaagagctcagttgctgcacaagggattgtgcattaacattcagtgttcttgattgttgttggtaattcattactaattgctgttaaggttgtatttgattcctttagagagaattggaaatcgtaatatgaacctttgagaattagtagatgaatttaccctggttcggggaacccaagcactagtcggctgagatgtgttctcagtgcagatgaagcttgtaaattgtTGTGTGATTTACTGCTTGACTATTAATTCATGTTCATAATTCATATCTTGAAATCAATCAATCTAAAGATAATCAACTTGGTAATCtagatcattaaaaatctacaagttgcactttcatttggtatcagagcttgaaattttctaaaaatttgtgTTAGATCCTACTCCTGTATGATTCTTGATCTTTGATTCTTGATTTAATCTTAACGATTGATTTTGTCGTAACTAACCTCCTCTGAGTTCTCTCTCAAAGAACTACAGAACATTTGTGTGTCTGTTTTCAACTTCTGTGTGTAGGATGGAAATGTTTAGAGAAGGAGGCTCCACCTCGAGACCTCCGATGCTGGAAGGAGCCAATTATCCATACTGGAAAACCAAGATGCGTGCCTTCTTGAGAGCTGTAGATGAAAGACTTTGGATGTCCATAGAAGAAGGGTGGTGGAAACCAACGATGATGGAGAATGAAATCGTTATACCCAAACCTATGAGTCAATGGACCACTGTTGAAATGGAAAGAGCGAATTTCAACTCAAAGGCTCTTCATGCCTTGTTTAATGCTGTCTCCACTAACCAATTGAAGGTTATAGCCAATTGTGAAATTGCTAAGGAAGCATGGGAGAAGCTGAAAATTAAGAACGAGGGAACTGATGCCGTCAAGAAATCAAGGCTGCGTGCCTTGGCAAAGGCTTTCGAAAATCATACCATGGAGGAGGATGAGTCTGTGGCTGAATTCCATGCAAAACTGTGTGACATCTGTAATGAATCGTATGCTCTGGGGAAAACTTACTCTAACTCAAAACTAGTTCGAAAGGTGCTTCGTGTCCTCCCCAGAAGATTCATGTCCAAAGTTACCTCAATCgaagaaattggaaacattGAGGAACTCGATCTTGACGAACTCATCGGATCTTTGCAAAACTATGAGCTATCACTGTCCACGtggaagaaaaccaagaaacaAAAGGAGGTGGTGACAGAAAAGTCAGATGCCAGCATTGCACTTATTCACCAAGAAAACAAGAAACCTGTTCTGGAAGATTTGAATGGGATTACAGATGAGACGGTTGCCTTGTTAACGAGAAACTATGcaaaattcttgaaaaagaaCTACAGAAAAAATTCACCAGCTGACAAAGAAAATCTTCTCAAGAGAAACAAAGGAGTAAATTTCAAACCAGGACAAGCCTCTACTGATCAAAAGGGCCGAGGAATTAAGTGCAGAGAATGTGATGGATATGGTCACATTCAGGCTGAGTGCGCCAACACACTAAAATAGAAAAAGGCCCTTGCAGCAACCTGGAGTGATAGTGATGAGGAAAAGAACTCCACAGCCAGTGAAGGATCAGATGAGGAAAAGCAGGTACTGGCATTCATGGCCCAAAGCTGTAATCCAATTGAGTCTGAAGATGATGCAGTCTCCACCTCATCAGAAGCAGATAGCACAGGTCGTCAACATGCTAATGAAGAAATGTTTGCACAATGGGAGTACATGACTAAACAGATCCGTGCTCTAAAGAACTCTCTAGAGCAAGTGGAGActgaaaaaggaaagttagaagACACTGTCAAAAATCTCAACAGACTTCTTTATGAAAAGGAGAATGAGATCTATAAACTCACAGCTGATCTAATTCGAACCAAGCAAGCTTTAGAGTTCATTCCCCCAGCACTGTTGCTATAAATCAAACCCTATAGCTTCAGAAGCCCTATGGTGATCGAACTTCCTTAGGATATAAGATGCTATATAAACAAGGGAATGATCTGTCTGTTGAGCATTCTTTGCCCTCCAATGTCGATTCATCAAAGAAGGAAGATGAGTTACTTGACACCTCAATCACCATTAACGAATCTGACTCATCTGAGAGGAGACAGGTTCCAACTGGACCCATTAAACTCAAATTTGAAGGAAGGAGGACTGATGCTAACAATCTACTACAGAATGACAATTTCATTCCTACATGTCATTTCTGTAATAGGAGAGGCCATATTCGTCCCAAGTGTTACAAATTGCAGAACTACTTGAAAGCCATGGTCAATCGTCCAAATAGTTTCCCTCAACCAAATAAGTCACATGGACGCAAACGTCGTCGAGAATGGAAAATAAAGTCCAAACCAAATCCTGATGTTGGTTTGGTTGCAAAGCTATCCTTGTCTGCCTTTGTTGAAGGTCAGTGGTACTTCGACAGTGGATGTTCGCGTCACATGACTGGAAATAAGAAATTGCTAGGGAACTACAAAGATGAAAAAGGGGGATGTGTCACTTTTGGGTATGGTAACAAAGGGCAGATTGCTGGGAGAGGTGATGTGAATGTGAATGGAGCAGCTCAGCTGACTAATGTCCTATATGTGAGAGGACTCAAAGCAAATCTCATCAGCATCGGCCAATTGTGTGACGACAATCTCTCGGTAAGTTTCACTAAAACTCAATGTTTAGTTTCATCTGATGGGTGTGTTGTCTTAACAGGAAACAAAACTGAAGACCACTGCTATGCTGTATGCAATACCATAGTGTGCAACAGGACCTTCTTGGACAAACCTGACTTATGGCACTACAGGCTGGGACATTTAAACTACAGAGATCTCCAAAGATTGGTAAAGCTTCAAGCTGTAAGGGGAATTCCTGACATGAAAGTTTCCAAGGAGAGAGTATGTGGTACACGTCAGCTTGGAAAACAGCATAAGACATCTCATCCCACAATTAATAGACTTCTCACCTCTCGGGTGTTGGAACTAATGCATGTTGACTTAATGGGGCCAATGCATAATGAAAGTATCAGTGGGAAAAGATATGTAATGGTCTTGGTGGATGACTACCCTCCGTTTACCTGGGTTGAATTTCTTAGAGACAAGTCTGACACATTTGGATTATTCTCTGCCTTGATACTGAGAAAGACTCAAAAGTTGGAAAAGTCTTTAGACCGAGAAGTGACCATGGAAAAGAGTTCGAAAATTCCATATTCTCAGAGTTCTGTAATGGAATGGGAATTCATCATGAGTTTTCAGCCCCAAAAACTcctcagcagaatggagttgttgagtGAAAAAACAGAACTCTACAAGAAATGGCTTGGGTCATGATGTAGGCCAAGGATATTTCAAAACGATTTTGGGCTGAAGCTGTCAATATTGCCTGCTACGTGTGCAATAGAGTTCATCTTCGCACTGGTACCTCTCAAACAACTTATGAGTTATGGAAAGGAAGACCTCCTAACGTGAGCCACATGCACATTTTCGGATGTACGTGTTATGTTCTGAACGATCGGGATCACTTGGCCAAGTTTGATCCCAGGATTGATGAAGGGACATTTCTAGGGTACTCCACCAACAGTCAGGCTTACAGAGTATTCAACAAAAGGACTCTCTCTGTAGTCGAATCAATGAATGTGAAATTTGATGATTTAGAAGGAGATGAAGAAGTGTGGATCGAAGATGATTCTCCTGTTCTCTCTGGCTCTAGACCAGTTCTCACTAGACAGCCTCAAGTGTATCCTGACACACCTACAGAGTCTCTAAATACAGCACCAGGCATATCAGGTGACAATCAAGCAAGTGCCAGTGATCCAAGAAGAGGAAATGAAGTTGATAGTGCCCTGACCAAAGAACCCCAACAAGCCAAATTACATAAAAACGGACCCCCATCCTGGGTTGAGAAAGCTCATCCTCAGGCCACTGTCATAGGAAATCCGAATGATACCATGGTCACTAGACGAAAACTGCAGAATTTGTTAGCCTTTGCCTGCTATCTGTCACAGATTGAGCCCAAAAGTGTTCGAGATGCTTTGTTAGATGAGTTCTGGTTGGCTGCCATGCAGGATGAAATGGGAAATTTAAAGAGACTTGGTGTATGGATAATTGTCCCTCGGCCAGATGGTGCAAATGTTATAGGGACAAAATGGCTGTTTAGAAACAAGTCTGATGAATTTGGGACAGTGACTCGAAATAAAACTCGGCTTGTGGCTCAAGGATATAGTCAGGTCGAAGGCATcgactttgatgaaacatttgcaCCAGTGGCACGATTAGAATCCATACGCCTACTTCTCATCATTGCATGCTTTCTGAAGATCAAACTCTTCCAAATGGACGTCAAGAGTGCATTTCTCAATGGGGTTATTCAAGAGGAAGTCTATGTCAATCAACCACAGGGATTTCAAGATTCACATCATCCACACCATGTGTACAAGTTCAATAAAGCCTTATATGGACTGAAATAGGCCCCACGTGCGTGGTATGATAGACTCACCTCATTTCTCATCTCTCATGGCTTCACTCGAGGTACTGCAGATAGCACTCTATTCATTAAACATATTGACAAAGGAATTTTTGTTGCCCtaatatatgttgatgacatcgttTTTGGCTCAACTTGTGATAGTGAAGTCCAAACATTTGTCACTTTAATGACTACTGAGTTTGAAATGAGTTTAATTGGTGACCTTACCTTCTTTCTAGGACTCGAAATAAAACAACTAGATCATGGCACATTCATTTCACAGTCCAAATATGTCAAGTCTATGTTAGATAAGTTTGGATTCTCTCAGGTCAAGCATGCACATACACCAATAGGCACCACATCCAAATTGTCACGAGATGAGTCTGGTGACCCTATAGACCCCACTCTATACAGAAGTATGATAGGTGGCTTACTATATCTCACAGCGAGTCATCCTGATATATCCTTTAGTGTAGGTTTATGTGCCAGGTATCAAGCTAATCCTAAACAGTCTCATCTCTCTGCAGTCAAAAGAATTTTCAAATATCTAGCTGGGACAGTTAACTGTGGTCTTTGGTATAGTTGTGACACGAATACCTCTTTGGTAGGATATAGTGACTCTGATTGGGCAGGGTGTATAGATGATAGGAAAAGCACTTCAGGGCGTTGCTTTTACATTGGGAATAACCTAGTCTCGTGGTATAGCAAGAAACAACAATCCATCTCCCTTTCCACTGCAGAAGCAGAATATATTGCAGCTGGCAGCTGC is a genomic window of Cannabis sativa cultivar Pink pepper isolate KNU-18-1 chromosome 9, ASM2916894v1, whole genome shotgun sequence containing:
- the LOC133031389 gene encoding uncharacterized mitochondrial protein AtMg00810-like; amino-acid sequence: MTTEFEMSLIGDLTFFLGLEIKQLDHGTFISQSKYVKSMLDKFGFSQVKHAHTPIGTTSKLSRDESGDPIDPTLYRSMIGGLLYLTASHPDISFSVGLCARYQANPKQSHLSAVKRIFKYLAGTVNCGLWYSCDTNTSLVGYSDSDWAGCIDDRKSTSGRCFYIGNNLVSWYSKKQQSISLSTAEAEYIAAGSCCTQLIWLNKMLIDYGYPQHTLTIFYDSTSAINISKNPVQHSRTKHIDISSSAMGYSVFPHLLYATLIDTTLESTPVKKATSSRCNGKSSLTPFSNK